Proteins encoded together in one Ipomoea triloba cultivar NCNSP0323 chromosome 4, ASM357664v1 window:
- the LOC116017011 gene encoding uncharacterized protein LOC116017011 has product MASPKQVMMEQQQQPQLQIPLLKNSGVISYSGNNPMGDDKAEEMTRTALSTFRAKEEEIERRRKEVTDRVQAQLGRMEEESKRLAEIREALEGFVDPAGKEAAMVRKKIDVVTRELKSLGQTCQRKEKEYKETLDAFNGKSKEKAQLITKLMELVSESERMRMKKLEELSKNVDTLC; this is encoded by the exons ATGGCAAGCCCAAAACAAGTGATGATGGAACAGCAGCAACAACCACAGCTGCAGATCCCTCTTCTGAAGAACTCAGGAGTGATCAGCTACAGCGGGAACAATCCAATGGGGGACGACAAGGCGGAGGAGATGACCCGAACAGCGCTCTCCACCTTCCGCGCCAAGGAGGAGGAGATCGAGAGGCGAAGGAAAGAGGTGACCGACAGGGTCCAGGCCCAGCTAGGCCGCATGGAAGAAGAATCCAAGCGCCTAGCAGAAATCCGCGAG GCGCTAGAAGGCTTTGTTGATCCCGCGGGGAAAGAAGCTGCAATGGTGCGTAAGAAGATTGATGTGGTCACCAGAGAATTGAAGTCACTGGGGCAGACCTGCCAGAGAAAG GAAAAGGAGTATAAAGAAACCCTGGATGCATTTAATGGGAAGAGCAAGGAAAAAGCTCAGCTAATCACCAAATTAATGGAG CTGGTGAGTGAAAGCGAAAGAATGAGAATGAAGAAGCTTGAAGAGCTGAGCAAGAATGTTGATACTCTGTGCTGA